In the genome of Carya illinoinensis cultivar Pawnee chromosome 13, C.illinoinensisPawnee_v1, whole genome shotgun sequence, the window agatctactataaaaaaaattaatttttttttttgttttcacatGGGTTTCGTATTTACTCACTTTattcaaaaatagagaaattaagaaatatatatatatatatatatatatagacatgatatatagatatacacGTAATTTGCAGTAAATCATGTTCAATGTTTATAACCTGATTTGGTGCCATGGTATCTTTAATCTTTGGAAGggatatatagaaataaaataaacttgaaAATGTTGGGGTACACTGAAAAGTTCTACAAATTATTAATACTTGGCGTACGTAGAAAGTGGCAGCAAAGAGAGAGTATTTAAGATGtatatgtatttatgaaaaaaagGAAGGAGAACTTTGCAAATCTCCATAAACAAGCGTCCTTCCCTGTGGTTTCCATGTTTAACAACTAGCAAAGGCATCCACTAGATTTTGACTTTGATTTCTTCCTTCTTTAAAATCTCTACACCCTTTTTAATTCGTATATATGTAGCCTATCTACAGCCTCATACTCTCTTTCACATTGAGATTAATGGACGAGATAGAGAGGAAACCAGATCTAACCATGAATGTTCCACCTCATGATTTCCTGTGCCCCATTTCCATGGAGTTAATGAAAGACCCGGTTACCATCTCCACCGGCGTCAGCTATGAAAGAAAGAACATCGAGAAATGGTTCTTTGCTTACAAGAAGACTACCTGCCCGGCTACAATGCAGAGCATCAAGAACTTTGATATCACCCCGAATCATACCCTCAAGAGGCTCATCGTTGCCTggttaaataaagaaatatcgCAATCTTCCTCTTCGTCGTCATCGTCATCGTCGACTTCTCGACCTTCGGTCAAGCATGATGACATCTTGTCACTACTCAACACGATTGAATCCTCGCCTTTCAAGGTAAGTTCCTTGAAGAAACTCCAGTCAATTATCGAAATAGGCGATGATGAGATCAAAGCCGATTTTATTCAATCTAATGGGGTTGAAGTACTAGTCCAAATAGTTGTACAAATTCTCTCTGAGAGCTCCGATTTTGGAACGTTTAGAGCCTGTGAAGAGGCCTTGGGTGTGCTGCAAAAACTCCCATTTTCGGAGGAAGAAAAAGCCCTTGAATTGTTATCCAAACCCGAATCTATGAAGTCCATGGAAATCATGCTCCAAAGAGGAAGTGCTGAGGCCCGGCTATACACGATTACCATATTCCAAAAGATGGCCAAAAGTAACCATGATTGGAATTCTTTCATTCAAGATCAAggtatagatttcttcaagtccTTGTTAGAGCTGGTTTCGGACGAGATATGCACCAAGGCAAGCTCATGTGCCTTAGAAGTTCTAATAGAAATACTTGGAGCTTCAAAGAAAAGCCGATTACGGGCAATAGAAGCCGGCGCAGTTTGTGTTCTGATCGAGCTTCTCCCGGACTCGAGCCGATCCAAATGCGAGAGAACGTTGCTGTTGCTAAAATTACTCTGTGAATGCGCAGAAGGCAGGCAGGCGTTAGTGGAGCATGGCATGGGCATCGCTGCGATCTCCAAGAAAATGTTGCATCTCTCGAGTACCGTGACAAAGATTGTGGTGAAGATTTTGTTGTTGATCTGTAGCTTTCACCCTACGGACAGagttttggaggaaatggtCGTTTGTGGATCCGTGAAGAAGCTCTTGGCATTGTTGCACATCGATGGTCGCTCTTCAACCAAGGATAAGACGATAAAGATATTCAAGTTGCATGGCAATTCATGGAGGCGCTACCCTTGTTTTCCTAGTGAGTTGAAGGAATATTTGGCATTACTGAATAGTACTGAATGATTCTAGCTTGCTAAAGATTAGAaaatgttgatgatgatgatgatcgaactgaaattaatatattatacagAGATAGATCAATGTTATAATTTTCTCGAGAAAGTTCAAGTTTTAGAGATCAAATTAATACATATGGTTGGTCATGTTTCCCAGCTTTCTATTTCGAATTTTCTGTTTGGATTTTGgagttttcaatttaatttgttaCGTACTTTATATCCATCTGTTCTTGATTATCGTATGATcatgatcatatataatattgtacGTGCCTATCATTTTTTTCTATTGATTAATCACATGGAATTAGCGTTTCTTGTATTTCTTGATAATGAATTGCATCCTCCCCTTGAGCCATTCATGCATGATTAAACATTATTGATACATGATTAAGGCCGGAAATATCCCTTGAATAAGcaaattaatttatgattagatttttttttctgctcTGATAAGGAAGATCACGATCGAATACAAAATCCACTAATCCATGCAAGAGTACTACTACTAGTCTTTGAGGATGCTCTCAAATCTCCTTCAAACTAATTAACTTTGATAGAATTCAATTGAATTTAGGAATGGAATCATCTGCATCATGTACACGgtaaagaaaacaaacatacgtataaatatatatatatatatatattgagatattGGTCACTCATGATATCATATTATTGGCAAGTGTTTTActacgtacaagtaaagtcgcatactaatttgtataccaatactgattccttcatattcaaaatttaaattagcactgttttcaataaaatatattttttgaccaattacattagATTTGTGCATATACTAGTGcgtaattgtgcttgcaactagatttttcctattGACAATTATGGCGATTTAGACTTCTGCCAtggaatttaattaatttggtaGCTagaggaaaaacaagaaaatataaaCACCATCTTAATTTTCATGTAATTATTGAATTTATTCAAAGTACTTAAGGTGGTCAAATTAATGAAACTATCCATCCAACTACTTATAAAAACATGCAATAAACTTGTCGTTTAATTTTTTGAGCAAATCATCATGTATTAATTATTTCCAgtactaatttataattagtcgGTCACTCTTCCTCATTTTCGTTTTCGATCCCCCTTTTGAGGGACAATTAGAACTTTCAAATTGTGAGTAGGACATGAGGCCAAAATTAATTATTCTGGGTGGTTAGGGTTTGATTGGATGTTCGAGATTTGAATTGTCTATGGATATCTTAATTATAAAACAGATTTATTCTggtaaaaaattatcatttttacagaaaataatTAGTCATAGATTCTTGTAGTATatatggcttttttttttaatatccatttgaacattgcaattaatttaaaatacaagcAAGAAAAACTTGTTGGGCTATGTATGTTGCTTTCTTGTGTGGACCGCAAACTCTATAATTTGCTGGTCAAACTATGCCCTAAATCTCTTTGATAgctttataatatataacttgAAAAACTAGAAGAATTTGCCATTGGAAACAAAACAAGGAATTAATCGGTAAACCTTTTTCATCATGTACCTCTGAAGTAAAAAAGGCTAATGAATTCGATCAGCAACACGTACGAGAGGAATAATAATTCAATCTTTACCTCTTCAAataatcctatatatatatatagctagcaaGTCTTGCCGACAACTAATATGAGGCATAACGTCTAGCGTTCTTCCAccttaaaaaagaaagtaaagcaTGCTATATATTTGATCTCTTCTCTTGTATATTAATCTAGTACCAATATCTCAACATGATATATTCAATTGTAGTTAGCTTATACGTTGAATTCAGAACAGTGACTTttggaaaatattgttgaaaggCGTGTGTGGTGCATAAGAGGTTGGTAGTTGGGCGCTGGTCAATTACCTAGCTACAAGAAGATTCAAGATTGTAGAGAACACGAGCAACCTGCGTTAATGTAGGTGATCTATACTAGGATGTTACATGCAGCATGATAATTACTTTTCCAAGTTCAGTACTGAGATGAGATAATGTAGTTTGACCTAAATTTTATGGTCCCATGATACAATAAATACTACTACTCCTTAGTCCTTTGGGAGTTGGGAAAACTGTCCATTCAAGTACATACGACCAACTGACCAAGACTTCAATTTAAACGTCTGATGGTGGCCTGGCCGGCTCAAGTACGTAATTAGCGAGTCCCATACGATATTTGTcaatgtttttaattataaataattaatgccTACGATCGAAGGTCTGAAGTCCAATTAGCTAGGCGATTTGTTACTTCCTAGTAGTGGTACTTCTGGAGTACTTCCGGCCATGGTTTGGATCGAACAAtcatttacttaaaaaaagttttttatttttatttttatttatttttatatttcggTACGTACAACTCATGCCAAGTTTTTGTCAGaagaaaaatgttattaattaattaataaataaataattggttTTGGGtcatataagattttaaatatgtaacatTTGAGGTCATGTCAACTTTTCCCAACTCATAATtgaatcctttaaaaaaaaaaactcataattgaatcgatctatatatatatttactgatGCTATATTATACGTACAACTGGTACGtacaaaatcatatattccttacaatttgatatatatagttttattaCCATATCTagtactaataatatatattattatatataatagtcaTATAATAATAGTCATAGTACATTCAATTTGTTAAATATcactaaattaataaaaatatatattattttgattaaacaattcaaaatttctggAGTGAATATAGGACTACTGGATTTGTTCTCCTAACACAGAGGGTAGAGACCACATTAGGGCTGTTCAACCGGGCTGGATTTTATCCGGCCCATCCCGGCTCAAATCCGGATTCAAAAAACCGGTTTAAACCGGTCCGGATATCGGATTTTAAATCTGAATCCAGGTTTAAAACCCGTTACCCAGATGTTATAAACTAAAGAAGCAAAACCCTAGCCGCGCCCCTTATTTCAGAtttcccccctctctctcagTCTCTGCTCTGCCATGCAACCTCattcgcctctctctctctctctctctctctctctctctccaagctAGCGCTTTTGTCTTGTCGGGAACCCAAATTTGATCCCATGGCTCACCGGTCATCTCCT includes:
- the LOC122292660 gene encoding E3 ubiquitin-protein ligase PUB23-like, whose product is MDEIERKPDLTMNVPPHDFLCPISMELMKDPVTISTGVSYERKNIEKWFFAYKKTTCPATMQSIKNFDITPNHTLKRLIVAWLNKEISQSSSSSSSSSSTSRPSVKHDDILSLLNTIESSPFKVSSLKKLQSIIEIGDDEIKADFIQSNGVEVLVQIVVQILSESSDFGTFRACEEALGVLQKLPFSEEEKALELLSKPESMKSMEIMLQRGSAEARLYTITIFQKMAKSNHDWNSFIQDQGIDFFKSLLELVSDEICTKASSCALEVLIEILGASKKSRLRAIEAGAVCVLIELLPDSSRSKCERTLLLLKLLCECAEGRQALVEHGMGIAAISKKMLHLSSTVTKIVVKILLLICSFHPTDRVLEEMVVCGSVKKLLALLHIDGRSSTKDKTIKIFKLHGNSWRRYPCFPSELKEYLALLNSTE